In Helianthus annuus cultivar XRQ/B chromosome 3, HanXRQr2.0-SUNRISE, whole genome shotgun sequence, a single window of DNA contains:
- the LOC110931210 gene encoding flavonoid 3',5'-hydroxylase 1 produces the protein MTQNSHASSWWQWEVMGNNKDELSILALPVITITIVILGVLWNKLTLSTSSRSPPLPPGPRSLPVVGYLPFLGCDLHIKLTNMAHTYGPIYKFYLGSKLHVVINTPELAKEVVHDQDETFDNREISVATSVLSYRGQDVVFSKNNANWVKLRKIFVHEFLSNKNLKACSSSRTYEVRKTINKVFSKIGTNVNIREIAFLTEGNVIRRMVWDDTFYKGEKGAHLGAELQMITSNIVKILGQPNLSDFFPSLARFDLQGVERNMKKQLEKLEQIFASIIEDRIKSNSKMSDDGIGDEGKKDFLQILLDLKDQQDLNNTQVKALLLDASILGTAGMASLIEWTMANIMRNHEVMKRVQEELVKIVGPNNMVEESHLPNLQYLGATIKETFRLHSVALLPRVPRKDCVVGGYAIPKDSLVHLNVFSIQRNPRYWDNPMEFNPDRFLANEGTNIWDYHGNNLKFFPFGSGKRSCPSFPLVKKMQMFFLASLLHSFDWTLPKGEEHDFTESFASEEEVVERASNWDQPMSEYVEMSERYLRFQPPSNHAQPQPQPPSNTVGARHIRSTGTP, from the exons ATGACACAAAACAGCCATGCATCATCGTGGTGGCAATGGGAAGTAATGGGCAACAACAAAGATGAACTTTCTATATTGGCACTACCGGTGATCACAATCACAATAGTTATTTTGGGTGTTTTATGGAACAAGTTGACACTATCGACCTCCTCACGATCGCCACCGTTACCACCGGGTCCTCGTTCATTACCGGTTGTCGGGTACCTTCCATTTCTTGGCTGTGATCTTCACATCAAGCTCACCAACATGGCTCACACCTACGGACCCATCTACAAGTTCTATTTGGGAAGCAAGCTTCACGTGGTTATAAACACCCCGGAGCTAGCAAAGGAGGTGGTCCATGACCAAGATGAGACTTTTGATAACCGTGAAATATCAGTGGCGACCTCAGTTTTATCTTACCGAGGCCAAGATGTGGTGTTTTCAAAGAACAACGCGAACTGGGTTAAACTTCGCAAGATCTTTGTCCATGAGTTCTTAAGTAACAAAAATCTTAAAGCATGTAGTTCTTCCCGTACGTATGAGGTTAGAAAAACAATCAACAAAGTTTTTAGTAAGATTGGGACCAATGTTAACATCCGTGAGATTGCTTTTTTGACTGAGGGCAATGTCATAAGAAGAATGGTTTGGGATGACACTTTCTATAAAGGCGAAAAGGGTGCCCATCTTGGAGCCGAGTTACAAATGATTACGTCCAATATTGTTAAAATTTTGGGACAACCAAATTTGTCAGATTTCTTCCCTAGTCTTGCTCGGTTTGATCTTCAAGGTGTTGAGAGGAACATGAAGAAACAACTTGAGAAATTGGAACAAATTTTCGCAAGTATCATTGAAGATCGTATCAAGTCTAACTCCAAAATGTCAGATGATGGAATTGGAGATGAAGGAAAGAAAGACTTTTTGCAGATCTTATTAGATCTCAAGGACCAACAAGATCTTAACAACACCCAAGTAAAAGCACTTCTCCTG GACGCAAGTATTTTAGGAACAGCCGGAATGGCCTCACTCATAGAATGGACGATGGCGAATATTATGAGAAATCATGAAGTAATGAAAAGGGTGCAAGAAGAATTAGTAAAAATTGTTGGACCAAACAACATGGTCGAAGAATCGCATCTTCCAAACCTGCAATACTTAGGCGCAACGATTAAGGAAACATTCCGGTTGCATTCTGTAGCTCTACTCCCACGGGTACCGAGAAAGGATTGTGTGGTTGGTGGATATGCAATTCCAAAGGATTCTCTCGTACATTTAAATGTTTTTTCAATCCAACGGAATCCTCGATATTGGGACAACCCTATGGAGTTTAATCCCGATAGGTTCTTGGCGAATGAAGGGACAAACATATGGGATTATCATGGGAACAATTTGAAGTTCTTCCCATTTGGATCGGGAAAAAGATCATGTCCAAGCTTTCCGTTGGTTAAGAAAATGCAAATGTTTTTCTTGGCTTCTCTCTTGCACTCTTTCGACTGGACCTTGCCGAAGGGTGAAGAGCATGACTTTACCGAAAGTTTTG CATCGGAAGAGGAGGTTGTAGAGAGAGCATCTAATTGGGACCAACCGATGTCTGAGTACGTTGAGATGTCGGAACGGTATCTACGGTTTCAACCACCCTCGAATCACGCACAACCACAGCCACAGCCACCCTCGAACACCGTCGGAGCCCGGCATATCAGATCGACGGGGACACCATAG